One Streptococcus sp. zg-86 DNA window includes the following coding sequences:
- a CDS encoding esterase family protein: MHVEFLSHWSGNLGREMNLNRYGHAGIPVVVFASSGGSYTEYADFGMIEACKGSIEAGKVQFFTLTSVDKESWLADWKPIHDRAEAHRAYERYVIEEAIPFIKHQTDWFEPMMTTGCSMGAYHALNFFLQHPDVFNKVIALSGVYDARFFNGNQDYGQDDAVYQNSPADYIWNQNDGWFIDRYRQSDIIVCSGLGDWEQDGLPSFYTLKAAFAEKNIPAWFDEWGSDVAHDWVWWRKQMPYFLRTLDL, from the coding sequence ATGCACGTAGAATTTTTAAGTCATTGGTCAGGGAATTTAGGTCGAGAGATGAATCTCAATCGCTATGGACATGCTGGTATTCCAGTCGTTGTTTTTGCTTCATCAGGCGGTTCCTATACCGAATATGCCGATTTTGGCATGATTGAGGCTTGTAAAGGATCCATTGAAGCTGGAAAAGTACAGTTTTTTACCCTAACTAGCGTTGATAAAGAGAGCTGGTTGGCAGATTGGAAGCCAATACACGATCGTGCAGAAGCGCATCGTGCTTACGAACGGTATGTGATTGAAGAAGCTATTCCTTTTATCAAACATCAGACAGACTGGTTTGAGCCAATGATGACAACTGGTTGTTCGATGGGGGCTTACCATGCCTTGAACTTCTTCTTGCAACATCCTGATGTGTTTAATAAGGTCATTGCGCTTTCTGGTGTATATGATGCCCGTTTCTTTAATGGGAACCAAGACTATGGCCAAGATGATGCCGTTTACCAAAATTCCCCTGCGGATTACATTTGGAACCAAAATGATGGTTGGTTTATTGATCGCTATCGCCAATCTGACATCATTGTCTGCTCTGGTCTTGGGGATTGGGAACAGGATGGTCTGCCAAGTTTTTACACTCTCAAAGCAGCCTTTGCCGAGAAAAATATCCCTGCCTGGTTTGATGAATGGGGAAGCGATGTGGCTCATGATTGGGTATGGTGGAGAAAGCAGATGCCTTATTTCCTACGTACACTAGATTTATAG
- a CDS encoding alpha/beta hydrolase gives MNKSYFYLEMKTHELEVPYSKEKRRVRVLLPKNYETDTDQTYPVVYFHDGQNVLYSKEAFSGHSWKVIPTIKRNPDIAKMIVVAIDNDGFQRMNEYSAWKYKELNIPGVQFGGKGTEYAEFVMEVVKPFIDSTYRTKADKAHTAMIGSSLGGNITQFMGLAYQDQIGCLGVFSSANWLHQEAFDRYIERQELDKEQRVYIYVGTEEADDTDKTLMAGNIKQAYIHSSLSYYRQLIAGGVELDNLTLEVISGAIHNEEAWAKYLPDCLRFLSEKW, from the coding sequence ATGAATAAGTCTTACTTTTATCTTGAGATGAAAACCCACGAATTGGAGGTTCCCTATTCAAAGGAGAAGCGGCGTGTCCGTGTTTTGCTCCCCAAAAATTATGAAACCGATACGGATCAAACCTATCCTGTCGTCTACTTCCATGACGGGCAAAATGTCCTTTATAGCAAGGAGGCCTTTAGTGGGCATTCTTGGAAGGTGATTCCGACGATTAAACGCAATCCTGACATCGCCAAGATGATTGTTGTCGCTATTGACAACGACGGTTTCCAGCGCATGAACGAATATTCTGCTTGGAAATATAAAGAACTCAATATTCCCGGTGTTCAATTTGGTGGTAAGGGAACAGAATATGCTGAATTTGTCATGGAAGTAGTCAAACCCTTTATCGATAGTACCTACCGTACTAAGGCTGACAAGGCCCATACAGCCATGATTGGGTCTTCATTAGGTGGCAATATTACCCAATTTATGGGCTTGGCCTATCAAGACCAGATTGGTTGCTTGGGGGTCTTTTCATCTGCTAACTGGCTCCACCAAGAAGCTTTTGATCGCTATATTGAGCGCCAAGAGCTAGACAAGGAGCAACGTGTCTATATTTATGTAGGGACAGAAGAAGCAGATGATACTGATAAAACATTAATGGCAGGCAACATCAAGCAAGCCTATATCCACTCATCACTTTCCTATTATCGCCAGTTGATTGCGGGAGGAGTGGAATTAGACAATCTCACGCTAGAGGTTATTTCAGGTGCTATTCACAATGAAGAGGCTTGGGCAAAATACCTACCCGATTGTCTGCGATTTTTAAGTGAAAAATGGTAA